In the genome of Gammaproteobacteria bacterium, the window GCGGCTGGGGCTGCGAGGACCATCTGCCGCCAGGGATGGCGGCAGTGAGCCTACATGGATGTATTCACGGCGTGTCCTCGCAGCCCCAACCGTGCCGCACAGACTTGCCTTACCGCAATTTCAAACAGAGAGAAAATAAATCTGTCCCCTTTTTCCGGTCCCCTTTTTCCGGCGCACCACCCTGCCAAGCACGCGCGACGCCCGATAAACGGCACGCACGCCAGCAACTGATCATGACGCCTCGTCCAAAGATTGCCGATCCCCAATGTTGCGCCATAGTCCGCACAAACCGCCGCCCGGTATAACTGTTCCGTCCTGATTCAGCGGAGCGCGGGCTTGGCGCGATTGACGATCCTGTTGTTGCTGTGCGGATGGCTGTGCGCCTGCATCGGCTATCAGCCCGCGCCGAGCGCGGCGACGCTGATCGCGCAGGCGCAAATCCCCCGTGCAATCGACCGCGCAGCGGTTGCGGCCGAACGGATGCGGCTTGGCGCAAGGCCTGCGCCGCAGCCGGACCGGCTCGACCTGGTGCTCGCCGCAGGCCTGCACAATCCGGCGATCCGCGCCCGGCAATCCGCATTGCTGGTGGCACTCGCCGCCAATACCGCGGCAGGGCAGGCACCGTCGCCTTCGATGTCCCTGCTGGCTGAGTATGCACAACACGCCGCCGAATCGTCGCCATGGCAGTTCGGCTTCGGTCTCGACCTGCCACTCGATTACGGGCAGCGCCGCACCAGTCGCCAGGACGCGGCAAATACCGCGCTGTTGTATGCCCGCTGCGATCTCGCCGATGCCTCGTGGACGATACGCTCGGGGTTGCGGCGCGATCTCGGCATCATTCTCGCCAGCGAGCGACGGATCGCGTTGCTGCGGGAGCTTGGTGAACCTCGCGCGCTGCGTCTTGCGGCGCTCACGCGCCGCGCCGATGCCGGAGAGATTGCCGGCACTGAAGTCGACCGCGTGCGGCTCGAAACGGCCAGTGACAGTCGGCTGTTGCGTGAAGCGCAAAACAGCGTGGCCGACGCCCGACAGCGCATTGCCGCGGCGCTGGGCATTGGCGTGGATTCGTTGCAGATCGAGGCATCGGTCTGGCCGGACTTTCTGCAGCCCGAACTGTCCCGGTCAACCAACCCTGCACCACAGGACGTCTCGGGCCACCCCGATCTGCTGCGCGCCATTGGCGCCTACGAACAGTCCGACAGCGATCTGCGCCTGCAACTCGCACGCCAGTACCCGGGCGTCAGCATCGGCCCGGGCTATGCCTGGGAGCGCGGCCTGATCAAACTGCCACTGAACGTGGGGCTGGCGCTGCCACCGCTCGATCTCAACCGCAGCGCCATCGGGGTGGCGCTGAGCGCACGCGAGGCGGCCGCCGCCTCGCTCGAAGAAACGTATGCGCGGGTCAGCAGCAACAGCGAACAGAAGGACACCGTGCTGCAACAGGCGCGCCGCGCGTTGAGCGCGATCCGCAACCACGAGTTGCCGGCCATGCAGCGCATCGCGCGGCGCGCCACCGCGCAATTCGAGGCAGGTGAAATCGACCGCGGGCAATGGGCCAGCGCCCGGATCGAGGAACTCGGCATGCAGCTGGCCGAGACCGATGCAGTGGAGCAGCTGCGCGATGCCGAAACCGCGCTGGAGGAAGCGCTGCACCGCGCCATCGAAGGACCCGAACTGGAGATCACCGCGCCATGAACCATCACCCTCTCGCCTCCGCGCTCGCACTGGGCGTGCTGACGATCGCCGCCCTTGCCTGCAACGCAGCGGGCGAGGTCGCCTGCCTCAGGCTGGATGCACCAACACGGACACGCCTCGGCATTGCCACCGTTCGCGCCCAGCCGGTGCAGCGCGCGACCCGCCAGGAGGCGATGCTGCAGGTGCTCGATTCGGGCGCTCTGGTGACTCTGCTCTCGGACCTCTCGGCAGCGCGCGCGGCTGCGGATGCCGCGAATCGGGAAGCGCGACGCCTCGAGGGGCTGGTCAGCGCGGATTCCAGCGCCGCGCCACGCGAGCTGGAAGCGATGCGCGCGCAGGCGATCGGCAACACCAGCCAGGTGCAGGCACTGCAAGCGCGCCTCGACATGGACTGGGGCGGATGGTTCACGCAGATCGACAACACGCGGCAGCAGGAGCTCGTCACCGAACTGGCCAACGCCAGGCAGGTGATCGCGCGCATCGATGCGATCGGTCGCTCCACTACCGCCAGCGGCGCCGTCAGCATCGTCGTCGATGGCAGCGACCGCGTGCTGGCGGCGCTCGATATCGGCAGTGCAGGAACCAGCGATATGCGCCTGCAATCGCTTGGGCGAATGTTGCTGCTCGCGGTCACCGCCACCACCCCGCTCGCGGCTGGACAGAGTTTTGCCGCGCACGTTGCCGGCCCGGTGCAGACCGGGGAACTGCTGCCGGATGGCGCGCTGGTGCGCTGGAATGCACTCGCCTGGATCTATGTACAGGATGCCGATGATTGCTTCGAGCGCCGTGCGATCGGCACTCCGCTGCCAGTTGCCGACGGCGTGCTGGTGCCGGCGGGAACCGCGGGCGATGCAAGCGTGGTCAGCGTCGGCGCCGAGGCCCTGCTGGCGAAGGAGTTTGCCACCTCCATGCCGGAGCCCGACTGACCATGCTGACGCGCATCATCCGCTGGTCGGTCGAGCACCCGGTAGTGGTCCTGAGCGGCGCTGCGATCCTGCTCGCACTCGGCATCTCGACCGTGTTCCAGGCACGCTATGACGTGTTTCCGGAATTCGTGCCACCACAGGCCAGTGTGCAGACCGAGGCACCGGGCCTGGTTCCGGAGCAGGTGGAGCAACTGATCACAAGGCCACTGGAGAATGCGCTGCAGGGCGCCAACGGGGTCAGCGGCGTGCGCTCCGAATCGATACAGGGGCTGTCGGTGATCACGGTGAGTTTCGCGGAAGGCAGCGATCCGTTTCGCGCCCGCCAGGTGGTGGCCGAGAGTCTGGCCGAAGCCGCCTCCGCGCTGCCCGCCGGAGTGGCACCACCGAAACTGTCACCGCTGACCTCATCGACCATGGACCTGCTCAAGATCGGCTTCCTGAGCGATACGCTGTCGCCGCTGGAGCTGCGCGACCTGGTGGAATGGACCGTGCGACCGCGGCTGCTGGCGGTGCCGGGGGTTGCGCGGGCCACGATCTTCGGTGGCAAGGTGCGGCGCATCGAGATCCGGTTGCGCCCGGTCGCGATGCTCGCCCGCAACGTGACCATGGACGAGGTCGGTGCCGCGGTGCGGGCCGCCGTCACGGTGCGCGGTGGCGGCTTTGTCGATACCGGTGCCCAGCGAGTGCTGATCGAGGCGCGCCAGGATGCGTACACCCCGGAGCAGATTGCCACCATCGGCATCGCGCCACAGGGCGGTGCACCGGTGCGGCTCGGCGATATCGCCGAGGTCCGCGAGTCCGGAGAGCCGCTCTTCGGTGACACGCTGATCATGGGCAAGCCGGGGGTGCTGATTGCGCTTTCCAGCCAGTACGGCGCCAATACGCTCGATACCACGCTGGCCGTGGAAGCAGCCCTCGACGAAATCTCGCCGGCGATCACGGGACGTGGCGTGAGCATCTATCCGGCATTGCACCGTCCGGCGAATTTCATCGAGACCGCCATCGGCGGAATCCGTATCGATCTCCTGCTCGGTGCGGCGCTGGTGGCGCTGGTATTGCTGGTGTTCGTACGCGACCTGCGCATCGCGCTGATCTCCTTCGTGTCGATCCCGCTGTCGCTGCTGGCCGCGCTGATCGTGCTCGACCGCAGCGGACAATCGATCAATACCATGACCCTCGGTGGGCTCGCGGTAGCGCTCGGCGTGGTTATCGACGACGCCATCATCGACGTGGAGAACATCTCGCGGCGCATGCGCCAGGCCGCAGCGGGGACCGCCGCCGAACTGCGCGAGGTCGTGATCGCCGCCAGCAGCGAAGTACGCAAGCCGATCCTGTCGGCAACCTCGATACTGGCGCTGACCATCGCGCCGGTGTTGCTGCTCCACGGCATCCAGGGTGCGTTCTTCACGCCACTCGCGCTGTCGTTTCTGTTGTCGATACTGGCATCGCTGGCCATCGCGATGACCGTGACGCCGGCGCTTGCCTCGCTGTTGCTGCGCCGTCACGCTCCGCATACCGAGCCGCGCTTTCTCGGCTGGCTCAAGCACCAGCACCGGCGCATGCTCGGCGCGATCCTTGCACATCCGCGCCAGGCATTGTTGTCGGTGATCCTCGCCGGGATCGCCAGCAGCGCCATCTTCGCCACCTTCGGCGCCGAACTGCTACCCGCATTCCGCGAACGTCATTACGTGCTGCAACTGAGCGGGCCGCCGGGCACTTCGCTCGCGGCGATGCAGCGTGTCGGTGCCTCGCTGATCGACTCGCTGCTGCATATCGAGGGCATCGCCAGCGCCGAGCAGCAGACCGGCCGCGCGGAACAGGGCGAAGACACCTGGCCACCTAACCGCAGCGAACTCCATGTCGAACTCGCGGCGGTGGACGGGACCGCCGAGGAACGCATCCTCGTGCAGATCCGCGAATTGCTCGATCGATACCCCGGCTACCAGACCGAGGCCCTGACCTTTCTCGGCGATCGAATCGGGGAATCGCTGTCGGGCGAGACCGCCGCGGTGGCAATCAGCATATTCGGGCCCGACCTGGATCAGCTGGACCGGGTTGCCGCCAGGTTGCAATCCGTGGTGCAGGCTTTTCCCGATGCGACCGATGTGCAGATCAAGGCCCAGCCCGGCGCGCCGCTGCTGCGCATCGCACTCGACCCCGTGCGGATGGCGCAGTACGGCGTCGGCACGACAATCGCCTACGACTCCATCGCCGCGGCTTTCGGCGGCGCCACCATCGCGCAGATCACCCACGGCGAGCGGATGATCAACGTCGCGGTCGGTCTCGACGGCGCGCAAGCTGTGCAACCGGAAAGCGCCGCGCAGTTGCTGATACGCGGCGAAGCGGGACGCATGCTGCGCCTGGGTGATATCGCAACCATCGACATGAGCCGCGGCCGCACCTCGGTACAACACGACGGCGGCAGGCGCCGCCAGGTGGTCACCGCGAATCCGGCCACTGCGGATGTGGCGGGGTTTGTCAGCGCCTTGAAGGCCCGTATCGCCGGGCAATTGCAGCTGCCGGCGGAGGTCTATCTCGAATTCGGCGGCACCGCGGAGGGCCAGTCCGCAGCCAGCCGCGAACTGCTGTTCAACAGCGGCATCGCCTTGATCTCGATCCTGGTCGTCCTGTCGCTGGCCTTCGGCGGCTGGCGCGCGGCGGCGCTGGTGCTGGCCGGCGCACCGTTCGCCGCGATCGGCGGCAGCGTGGCAGTGCTGCTCGGCGGCGGAGTAATCACGCTTGGCGCGCTGGTCGGATTCGTCACCCTGTTCGGCATCACCGCACGCAACGCGATCCTGCTGATCGCGCACACCGAGCAACTGGCATTCGCGGAAGGCTTCGGCTGGAACCGCGAGACCTCGTTGCGCGCCACCACGGAGCGCGTCACGCCGATCCTGATGACCGCCATCATTGCCGGCCTGGCACTGGCACCACTGGCGCTCGGCAGCGGCGAGGCCGGGCGCGAAGTCCAGGGGCCCATGGCACAGGTGATCGTGGGTGGACTGGTGTCTTCGACGCTGCTGAGCCTGCTGATACTGCCGGCACTCGTACTGGCCTGGTTACACCCTCATAATGATGATCGGCACGGCAGCGCAGGAGCGGTACTTGAAGGTATTGCTGATCGAGGATGACGCACAGACCGCGGGCTACGTCGCGCGCGGCCTGCGCGAACTGGGCCATGTGGTCGATGCACTCGGGGACGGGCGCGATGGCCTGGTGCAGGCACTGGAAAATCGTTACGACGTGCTGATCGTCGACCGCATGCTGCCGGGGCTCGACGGCCTGTCGGTGGTCAAGGCGATCCGTGCTGCCGGCTTGCAGGTACCGGTGCTGTTTCTCAGTGCCATGGGTACTGTCAACGACCGCGTGCAAGGCCTCGACAGCGGTGCCGACGATTACCTCGGCAAGCCGTTTTCCTTCATCGAGTTACGCGCCAGGCTGAACGCGCTGCTGCGCCGCGCACCGCTCAACGAACAACCGGCGCTGCTCGGCGTGGGCAATCTGTGGTTGAACCGGCTCGATCGCAGCGTGCGGCGCGGCACGCGGCTGGTGGATCTGCAGCCACGCGAGTTCAGCTTGCTGGAAATGCTGATGCTGCATGCCGGGCAGATCGTCACCCGCACCATGCTGCTGGAGAACGTCTGGGACATGCACTTCGATCCGCAAACCAATATCGTCGAATCCCATATCAGCCGCCTGCGCGCCAAGATTTCCGCACCCGACGAGGCGCAACTGATTCATACCGTACGCGGCGCCGGGTATATGATCCGTGGCGACTGAAACGCTGCGCCTGTCAACCGGCGCGCGCCTGTCCGCGATCTTCGCCGCGTTGCTGGTCGGCGCTTTCCTGATGGCCGGCACAATCACCTTTTTCGCTACCGCGCGTACCGTCGAAAACGCCATCCGCGAACGAATCGCGCTCGAAATGCAGGCCATGGAATTCGAGATCGGGGCCGAGGGCTTCGCTGGCCTGGTGGAGGCCATCCGTTCACGCGCCAATCAGCCCGGCGCGCTGGGCTATCGTCTGGAGAGCCACGACGGCTCGATCGAGATCGACAATCTGCGGCACTCCCGACCACAG includes:
- a CDS encoding response regulator transcription factor → MKVLLIEDDAQTAGYVARGLRELGHVVDALGDGRDGLVQALENRYDVLIVDRMLPGLDGLSVVKAIRAAGLQVPVLFLSAMGTVNDRVQGLDSGADDYLGKPFSFIELRARLNALLRRAPLNEQPALLGVGNLWLNRLDRSVRRGTRLVDLQPREFSLLEMLMLHAGQIVTRTMLLENVWDMHFDPQTNIVESHISRLRAKISAPDEAQLIHTVRGAGYMIRGD
- a CDS encoding TolC family protein, encoding MARLTILLLLCGWLCACIGYQPAPSAATLIAQAQIPRAIDRAAVAAERMRLGARPAPQPDRLDLVLAAGLHNPAIRARQSALLVALAANTAAGQAPSPSMSLLAEYAQHAAESSPWQFGFGLDLPLDYGQRRTSRQDAANTALLYARCDLADASWTIRSGLRRDLGIILASERRIALLRELGEPRALRLAALTRRADAGEIAGTEVDRVRLETASDSRLLREAQNSVADARQRIAAALGIGVDSLQIEASVWPDFLQPELSRSTNPAPQDVSGHPDLLRAIGAYEQSDSDLRLQLARQYPGVSIGPGYAWERGLIKLPLNVGLALPPLDLNRSAIGVALSAREAAAASLEETYARVSSNSEQKDTVLQQARRALSAIRNHELPAMQRIARRATAQFEAGEIDRGQWASARIEELGMQLAETDAVEQLRDAETALEEALHRAIEGPELEITAP
- a CDS encoding efflux RND transporter permease subunit; its protein translation is MLTRIIRWSVEHPVVVLSGAAILLALGISTVFQARYDVFPEFVPPQASVQTEAPGLVPEQVEQLITRPLENALQGANGVSGVRSESIQGLSVITVSFAEGSDPFRARQVVAESLAEAASALPAGVAPPKLSPLTSSTMDLLKIGFLSDTLSPLELRDLVEWTVRPRLLAVPGVARATIFGGKVRRIEIRLRPVAMLARNVTMDEVGAAVRAAVTVRGGGFVDTGAQRVLIEARQDAYTPEQIATIGIAPQGGAPVRLGDIAEVRESGEPLFGDTLIMGKPGVLIALSSQYGANTLDTTLAVEAALDEISPAITGRGVSIYPALHRPANFIETAIGGIRIDLLLGAALVALVLLVFVRDLRIALISFVSIPLSLLAALIVLDRSGQSINTMTLGGLAVALGVVIDDAIIDVENISRRMRQAAAGTAAELREVVIAASSEVRKPILSATSILALTIAPVLLLHGIQGAFFTPLALSFLLSILASLAIAMTVTPALASLLLRRHAPHTEPRFLGWLKHQHRRMLGAILAHPRQALLSVILAGIASSAIFATFGAELLPAFRERHYVLQLSGPPGTSLAAMQRVGASLIDSLLHIEGIASAEQQTGRAEQGEDTWPPNRSELHVELAAVDGTAEERILVQIRELLDRYPGYQTEALTFLGDRIGESLSGETAAVAISIFGPDLDQLDRVAARLQSVVQAFPDATDVQIKAQPGAPLLRIALDPVRMAQYGVGTTIAYDSIAAAFGGATIAQITHGERMINVAVGLDGAQAVQPESAAQLLIRGEAGRMLRLGDIATIDMSRGRTSVQHDGGRRRQVVTANPATADVAGFVSALKARIAGQLQLPAEVYLEFGGTAEGQSAASRELLFNSGIALISILVVLSLAFGGWRAAALVLAGAPFAAIGGSVAVLLGGGVITLGALVGFVTLFGITARNAILLIAHTEQLAFAEGFGWNRETSLRATTERVTPILMTAIIAGLALAPLALGSGEAGREVQGPMAQVIVGGLVSSTLLSLLILPALVLAWLHPHNDDRHGSAGAVLEGIADRG